The region TTCAGtcaagaaagtgaaaaagggcGAAATGTTCCAGCAGCTGCAATGGCTAGTAGATTTGGTGTTGAATAAAGGTACACAGTGTCCCAAAACCATAATCTTCTGCAACACCTTAAGTCAAATTGCCAGTGTTGTTAATTACCTGATGATGAAGCTTGGCAATGCAATTTACTCTGGAGACAAGGAAAGCAAAAACTGTCTGATTGGGATCTACCATTCAAATTCGTGGCCAGTGAGTAAAGAAAGATTGGTGGCATCATTTAAAGAAAATGGAGTGAAGCGTATTGTGGTGGCTACAAGTGCCCTTAGCATGGGTATAAACTTTCCCGACATATGTTATGTTATTAACTGGGGTCCAGCAAGAACCATCCTAGATCAGCTACAGCAAGCGGCGAGAGCTGGGAGGGATGGTTTGCAATCCCACATTGTGGTCTTTTATCATGGGCAGCAACTTGGCCCCTGTGAAAAACAGGTCAAGGAGTTTGTTCTTGCTCAAGGTTGCTACAGGGTATCTGCATTCCAATCTCTGGACAATTCGATTGTGCCACAGCAACTTCTTCATGGCTGCTGCAGCTACTGCAGCTCAAATTGTCAATGTGGTGGTACTAAATGTGATGATGAAATTTTGCCATTTGAAATAGTTAGTGAAAGTTGTGAAGTGGAGAAACATCCTCACAAGAGGTCAGTTACAAATGACAAACATGATGTAAAGGTTGCATTGATGGAAGTTCTAAGTCAATCAATTGAACTGTGCTCAATAGACTGCACTTCTACACATGGCTTTTCACCTCAACTTGTTGATGACATTTCCAACCATTGTGCCATAATTTTTTCTGTTAAAGACATAACAGAAAACTCTCCTGTTTTTTCTCTGAAGGACGCAATAAAGATTTTAGAGGTGCTGCAAGAGATTTTCTTTGACATTCCCAACTTTGAGGACACCATTGCTTTCTTCAACAACAAGGAGCAATTCCCAACTTTATTGCCTTTAGATGTAAATAATTTGGACTTTGACATTGATTTTTCAGACTCTTCTTCTGACAGTGACTGTGACCAATACAATTAATCTGCTAAGTTATTTTTgcaatattataataataataataataataataataataatgttaatcaTGTGTATGTGTATGAGTAACAGTATTTATTACAAAGCCCCTATTCTCATTTATATTACGTGTACATCTAAGTTCAGTTCTTTAAATTGTATCATGTACAATGAATTATGTATGTAATAACATGGGTGGCAAACTATTCGTTAATTTTGGcgtaaaatttcagcgttaatttataatttcacatgtgaaattacattattcccatggcaacttttcatatagtgctaaaatggcgtccaggtttgaaaattaaggagtaatttggcacccatgttattaatagctaatcaaatggtacaTTAGTACACCATATACCTCTCCACCATGAATGCCCTGAAATTATAGTATACAGATGGATCCTTCATAATCTTGAACTTATGGCATGTAAAACACAGGCAGAACAATACAAGGTTAAGAAAAAGTTGGTTTTC is a window of Montipora foliosa isolate CH-2021 chromosome 5, ASM3666993v2, whole genome shotgun sequence DNA encoding:
- the LOC138002310 gene encoding probable ATP-dependent DNA helicase RecS; protein product: MAESVEAFEFSLQEMLKDLSENGKQIDLKLEQQAAIKSLVHGQDVLAILPTGFGKSAIYQILKGVKEKMSKDCACVLVICPLRSLIEDQIKEAKSMGLTANSLPEASLADVQVGKFQLLFSSAENALDKEFLEILKKNSRFQSSLAAIVVDESHAVETWTGKRNKKLGKQSASVFRETFGRLSILRSFFKQGTPIAALTGAADHSTQATIKNLLCLQPDALTVLVSPNRENLRFSVKKVKKGEMFQQLQWLVDLVLNKGTQCPKTIIFCNTLSQIASVVNYLMMKLGNAIYSGDKESKNCLIGIYHSNSWPVSKERLVASFKENGVKRIVVATSALSMGINFPDICYVINWGPARTILDQLQQAARAGRDGLQSHIVVFYHGQQLGPCEKQVKEFVLAQGCYRVSAFQSLDNSIVPQQLLHGCCSYCSSNCQCGGTKCDDEILPFEIVSESCEVEKHPHKRSVTNDKHDVKVALMEVLSQSIELCSIDCTSTHGFSPQLVDDISNHCAIIFSVKDITENSPVFSLKDAIKILEVLQEIFFDIPNFEDTIAFFNNKEQFPTLLPLDVNNLDFDIDFSDSSSDSDCDQYN